In the genome of Patescibacteria group bacterium, one region contains:
- a CDS encoding diacylglycerol kinase family protein → MEPILLIRNSKSGLVAREQEIEAGIEMLQEKGFTVHTAFIQDVLTRANFRKKLEEFKPTTVIACGGDGTVNLLTQYLIYTPIRLAVIPAGTFNHFAKHIGIGTAINDAFITVITGETINIDVAEVNGKEFVNFSSVGFYTQLIKRRVGYQKLSWKKWTAFIIAIYESFVSYSSLELEIKKNDKQVSIKTPLIFIGNNIFDFGSTDILAGRQDFMSGKLHISIAKDIGRFKMLWLGFRSLFSDIKNKAGFTTIALDTLEIKTKRSKLWVSLDGEIEKMKAPLVYKICPKSLRVIVPKS, encoded by the coding sequence ATGGAACCCATTCTCCTTATACGTAATTCAAAATCTGGCCTTGTTGCTCGTGAGCAGGAAATAGAAGCTGGAATAGAAATGCTTCAAGAAAAAGGTTTTACCGTGCATACCGCATTTATTCAGGATGTGCTTACTCGAGCAAATTTTAGAAAGAAGCTTGAGGAGTTTAAACCTACAACTGTAATAGCTTGTGGGGGTGATGGAACAGTAAATCTTTTAACTCAGTATCTTATTTATACTCCTATTCGACTGGCTGTAATTCCAGCAGGCACGTTTAATCATTTTGCCAAGCATATAGGCATTGGCACAGCAATTAATGATGCATTTATTACCGTAATTACTGGTGAAACTATCAATATTGATGTTGCAGAAGTTAATGGCAAAGAGTTTGTAAACTTTTCTAGCGTGGGGTTTTATACACAGCTCATAAAACGAAGAGTGGGATATCAAAAGTTGTCCTGGAAAAAGTGGACTGCGTTTATTATTGCTATTTATGAAAGTTTTGTAAGCTACTCATCACTTGAATTAGAAATAAAAAAGAATGATAAGCAAGTATCAATAAAAACCCCACTAATTTTTATTGGGAATAATATTTTTGATTTTGGTAGTACAGATATATTAGCCGGCCGACAAGATTTTATGTCCGGGAAGCTTCATATCTCAATTGCTAAAGATATTGGAAGATTTAAAATGCTGTGGCTTGGATTTCGATCTCTGTTTTCTGATATCAAAAACAAAGCAGGATTTACAACAATAGCTTTGGATACTCTAGAAATAAAAACAAAACGATCTAAGTTGTGGGTATCACTCGATGGAGAAATAGAAAAGATGAAAGCTCCACTTGTATATAAAATCTGTCCGAAATCTCTTCGGGTTATTGTCCCAAAAAGTTAG
- a CDS encoding NUDIX hydrolase, giving the protein MISVRRKVARGFIYNPETKLFLIVKGALPPFNFHLPGGGIDKGESAEHALVRELHEELAITQENIISVTFLHKAKESVMLIPHQLDIFLVTVKDFELQLSWELSKYKWISGNELKDYFKSEIIGKVIEKTYT; this is encoded by the coding sequence ATGATTTCAGTAAGACGCAAAGTAGCGCGTGGTTTTATCTACAATCCTGAAACAAAGCTTTTTCTTATCGTGAAAGGTGCTTTGCCGCCGTTTAATTTTCATCTACCTGGAGGAGGCATTGATAAAGGAGAATCAGCTGAACATGCTTTGGTACGTGAGCTTCATGAAGAACTTGCTATTACGCAAGAGAATATTATTTCTGTAACATTTTTACACAAAGCAAAAGAAAGCGTAATGCTTATCCCACATCAGCTAGATATATTTTTAGTAACAGTTAAAGACTTCGAATTACAATTGAGTTGGGAATTAAGTAAATATAAATGGATTAGTGGCAACGAACTCAAAGATTATTTTAAATCAGAGATAATTGGTAAGGTTATAGAAAAGACATATACTTAA